TAAAAAGACAATTTAAACCAAGGCATTTTGCAGAATTTCATACCCGCATTTGCTCCCAAGCTTTCATCTGAAATATTCAAATAGTATAGGAAATTATTAAAGTGATGTCCTGAGCAGATAATATAATTTGATCcttaataaatcaaatcaaatcatattaaaTTTGATCcttaataaatcaaatcaaataatattaaatttgatccttaataaatcaaatcaaataatattaaatttgatccttaataaatcaaatcaaataatattaaatttgATCCTTAAAAAAGGAACAAGGAGTTTGCCAATAATACCAGACCTTTTATCTCTCCTTACAAGCTTCACTGAAAGAGAAGAGGAAAGCTGAAAGCATGAAAGGAAATGCAGTTCCACTTTTTAAATCAGAATTCTGTTGGGAGTTTCATACAAGATTTGACGGAAAATGCACATATTCCCTACACAAAGCATCTCTTATCCAGTTTAAATGACATCACTACAGATACACTGTAATACATACATGTCTTAGAGTGGTTCCAAATCAATGTCTCTGTTTGAATTTGACAGTGAAACTGAAACATATGTGCAAGTTTATAGAGCTcaattttatgttttgttaCCGAAGGAAATACCTCATATATACTGTACAGTCATTTCTTTGTGTACTGCATGATTACTACTTCTTGAAAGTATAATTCTTGGAGATTTTTTTCCCAGTTCCTCTAATGCTTAAATCACAATAAACTGTTTACAGTTGCTATGTCCATTGCACAAATAGATAACAAAGGTCATAATGCTTGAGTTTTAAAATGCtgttttaattttaaattatattataagGAGTGTACAGATTTGGGCCAATGCCACAACATAGTACGGTATACAATAGGATAAACTCAGCTATACATTACAAACATTGGATTCAAGgattaaacatgatttcaatATGCAAAACACATTCCTGTCTAAGAATTGGAATGAATATACACGCTTGATCAAGAGAATGGATggacttgaatttgaattgctAAGACATCACTTGATCAATCTGGCAAGTCTTTATAATTCTTTAAATGTGATTTGTCATTGTAATATATCACAGTGAAATCTGAATTTTACAATTCTCAATTTTCCTtgtgagcaaagcctttttctTGTACAGGAGGAAAGGCAATGGGTGATCCCTTTTAATAATACATATCACAAAGACATATAGTTGAGGCAAAAAGTTTGCATGCACCCATGGATTTAGTGTTCGCTTGCCAAACgtcgtaaaatttactatattttcagaaatataaatactaccacaacaagtttggtatcaaatgaaagagcatattAAGCTCTTTCCCTGTATTCTATTTGttagttattatattttcaaacatcttttcatagaaatacagaaatgtcaatttatgatttatattacattttctatcatatgtcaccactgaacaaaaaattgttgagaagtaactagtacaaatatgaaatgtttttgtcaagtttttgtttttaatttgtctaaaatataaagatttttttggaaaaaatgacacctaaatatttttcagctcctgacgACAAAGctatgtgatgaaggggcatgacatactcatttgtttgatatcaaattcgtcatgatagcgcaaatattttataagatacagtaaattttatgatgtttggcaaatgtcaacttttctttgaatatcCTGGGTGTATGTACTGTAAACTTCTGGTCTCAACTGTATATGTTGAAGTCACAAATATGTTAAAGCCAAGATGGGGATAAAAACACCATTTATGTTTTTCACGAAGAGCACTAAAATGGATGCAAAAAAGTGCatattatacaactcccaagaatgttctgtaatctgattggtccaaatcagATCGTATGATATTGAGTAAATTGCACTATGGCATCCAAAATGCAATATCCTGCACTTTGACGTCATCCAAATGTATATTATCCTGCACActgacgtcataccaaatgcactatcctgcactctgacgtcatacaaaatgcactatcctgcactctgacgtcataccaaatgcactatcctgcactctgacgtcagagtgcaggatagtgcgaggtctggaataatctagaatttagatcaaatatagcatttGGGGCAACTCGGAACATGTGGGGGGgtttataaaacaaacaaagcaCGCATTCTTGggcatagaggacctaaataatgaactctgtgctcgatTCGCCAAATGGATACACTGCACTCGGTCCTGTGGACCTCGGTGCCGTATATCCAatggctcttctcgcacatcgttcattatttggcactgcatgcacgcgcttacgtgcattatttgtatattagcCCATGTGTACACCTTCACCTTCAAAAAGTATAAACTGGATCATAACCAGTGTGCGTGCTATCTTAAAAACATGTCCTAAGATTCAGATATTAATAAAGCACTAAACCAAATCTACTGTAAggattttaaaatgttaaatttgGAGGGAAAACATACAACTCTCATCTAGTAAGGAAATACCAcagaaaattcacaattttagaattgacaaatacatgtatacacaaataTACCTGTATTGCTCCTTGATACAATCTAAAATACACAAAAGTACAATACTCAAGTAGGTGAGGTGTTTAATTACTATACAACAAAAGTCacaacacaaagaaaaaaaaattatatactaAAACCGAAACTTTTGTACTCCTATCAGAGTGCTACTATTCAAACATTAAACTGAATGTATTAAGAATTTCACACACTGAAACATTTATGTCttgctttgaaaataaaatgaacatattaCTAGAGATAGGTCTATCATAAGAAAGTACACAAAGTAGAAGGTAATTATTTGAGTGTGCAAATTTCCAGTCCTGTTAATAAGCCAAGTTTAAATCAGCTTGTTGCAAAACAATCCctttttattgttctttataTCCTTTTGAACTTGTTATTCCAAAAATAATTAGATTGATCATCGTCCATCAAATAACACCTGAGGGCAAAGTCTGAGGTTTATCCAACAAATGGTTCTTTTACGAGAACAAGACATTCGCAGGTACTGTATAATGGCTTTGAAGTTGTACTTCATTAGCAGATACCTTTAAACTAATCAAATTAACCCGTTGAAGAGTGAGCCTGCATATATGCAGGCTGGAGTCTATGGAGAATATGTGTTATGGTAAAATCATTCAGTTTACAATGGGACACACATTTAGATCTAACGGTTATggcaaaatgaaaatggaatgaaTTAGATGGACAATAAGAAAGTATACATATATTATAAACAATAACCATGTTTGGAGGGTGTATGTATCAACATAATAATTTGACTATCGATAGCCTGTTGATTCAAGAACTAACTAACCCCTGCACCAAATATGTGTCCAAAAGTATTAAGGGTAATGCAGTACTAATGAAGCTGGCAAACTGTTCTTAGGTGCCTTACTAGATTCTTtaatccttttcttttccatcCAGCGTAATTTGAAATCCAATCTTTGTAGATTCGAATTCTTACAAGCATCTAAATGCAGTTTACATTGTCAAACTTGATTTGGGTTTCTTCACTTCCACTATGTTAAAACAGGAAGCTATTGGGGTGTATCACCTATCATTACAAGGACAGATTGacattcatattattttgttcacaACTTACAAACAACAACAGAGGATTATTATTGTTTTGCCGAAGTGTTGCTGAAATTGATGTCTGCCAAAGGGACACAACGTATATTTACATTCCCCATCACATCATATTTTTAAAGGGCAAGTTTTGTTTCTATTCTCTGACCCAGTGATCAAGCTGTTGTTGTCAAAGCAGCATTTTGGGGGCTGGCTAAAGTCGCGTGATCAATTTTGGGAAGTTACAGAAATACAAAATGGTACAGAAATACAGTATTTCATCTTAAAATTCTCATTTTATACCAGAGAAGAACAGTCAAAGGCAAGTTTTAtgattcaaaataattatattcacaTGATAAATTCCAGGTACCAGCATCAAAGATTTGATGAACTTAATGGGATAAAATCAAGAAACAAATCAGATAACAGAATATCATcatttcaggaaaaaaaattaaaattacatgACTAATAAGATTCTGACATCATCAGTACAACAAGAGCTGACCAACCAGTAAAAGGGTGGCATCCTTGCCCTTTCCCAGTTATATCATTGTAATTTTCCCACACATAACCTGACCTATTATATTGCTTTATAATATTACTAACAACATTTGCCCTGAGTTCACTGTAAATTTCTTTAGCTTGAGCAGCATAAGGACCGGGAACATTAGCATAATGATGCAAGGCACGAAGAGCTAGGTAATTAATATTGATCCAAACAGCTCCACGCCAGTACGGTGGATCgtgttcagtgttatgtttcATGTACAACGGATCGCTCTTTGATAAGGATCGAAGTCCATAGTTGGTCCACAACATGTCAGGGTTTTTCATGTCGGTGAGGGTCTTGCCAAGTTTGTCAGAGTTAGGGTCAAGGATGTGGAGAAGGAATGGGAAGAGGCTGACATATCCAAAGGAATTGACATACTTGTTGGTGGGTCCAACTTTTGATTTGACAACACGAACCATCTCCATCTGGACAGGTTGTTGACCTGGTTGGCGGGGCGGTGGGTGAGGGCGCTCTAGCACAACTCTAGCTGTATGGTTCCCAAAGTCACTAAACATTTTTGCCTTTGGGGACCAATGAAGCTTCTCAAGAAGGGCATTATTAGTTAGGACCTGCAATGTATGCTCATACTGATCATATGGTAACCCAATGGTCTTGCCTATCTCAACCATCACACTTGAAGCCAATGCCATCCAACAACGCAGATCAATGTGACGTTCTTCACTTGAGGGATGGGATGCTCGAGGATAGTCATCACATCCAGAGGTTAATGTCTTGGGATTTAACTCGCGATTTGTCTTGCTATCACGACCCTTCCAACGATAGGATGTTGGGACTGGACCATACTGAGTTGTGTTGAACCATTGGAACCATTTACCTAACCTGGGATAGATATGCTTTAGGAAGGATGTGAACTCTTTCTTTGGGATTACAGATGATCCGTCCCTCAATAATGATTGGAGGGGTAGGAAAAATGTTGGAGGGTTAGCATTTGTATCATGTTGAACTACAAACTCTGCAGGCACCTTACTTCTAGCCTCAGAGTCTAGAATCTGTTCTCTAGGTATCCAACCATCTGCATTCATTAAATCAAGCCAGTGGCCTATGATGTCTACACTGATGTATGGATCCCACTTGCTAATCAACAGATTGTGAAACCCTTCATCCCACAGGAAACCACGAGGAAAGAACGATCGTGAAGGCACTGCAGTGTACAGAGGAGCTACCCAGTATGCTACCGGTTCCGTATTATGCTTGGATTGAACAACCGAACTCCCATAGAAATACCCAATACCTCCTATCATGTTACTCATTGTTGCTTTTGCAAACACTACTTCATCAGGAGCGTATCCCTTTTCAATCAACCCGAACTTCTCCTCAAAAAGCTGGTTGAAATTATTGCTGAAGCTCTGCACAAGACTTGTCAACTCGGAACCAGCAAGCTCCTTTTCCCTGTCCGCTTTGCTTCCAGATTCAAAGACAACATCCATGATGTATGGAGGTTCTACAGTCACTTGATAGACGATGATGTTTGCTGTCTTATCAGGTGATGCTGCAATCGTTTGCTGGTCATTCCCGACAAGACCAAGAAGCTGGATCTTCTTCTTCAACTCATGATACTTCAACCGCCGCATGACAAGGTCTTTGATTGCATGGAGGCCAGGAGTGTAGGACACCAAGTAGTTGTTCATCCTGACTTTTGTTGGTTGTGGGAATCGAAGGACAAACTTCCCGAGCTCTTCTGTGGTGCCCTTGATGCCCAGCAGCTGATTTCCATCCAGGATTGGTTCAATTGATCCTTGACCATCGAGAGCGAAGTAAAACATGAGGCTCAGTGTTTTCTTCCCCTTTGTCTGCAGAATTAACATTACAagtataatattaatgataatcagtatattattttcatcagtTCAGAAGGTAAGAATTACAAAGATCACCAACATTCAAATCACTCTgccgacacccccccccccccatccttaGGCAAGAGCCTTGGGTGGAGCATATGAGTTAAACATAAACACAAACACAATACAATTCTCCCGAATTAGATACCAATTCAATGAAGCAATCATTATAATACTGGAATTCTCAAAATAGAATGAAAAGATATATGAAAAACAGTGTAGAGATTTGGTTAatccatataataaaatatatttttcaaaatcatcGTAGCACTCTTACAGCTACTCATAATTCATGTAGATCTACATTGTTATTTATCAACCTGTGATGTCCAATTTTTATCTTGTAGAAATTCATAATGCTAAGTTTTTTTGCCTAGTATCATCAGTATTTAGTTGTAGTACTACTTACAATATCTACTCCATCTTTGTATCGGACAGAAATAGATGCTGACCAGTCCCCTCCTTGAAGTCCACCTCCACTCTTTGCAAAAGCCGTTTTGATATGGAATGGACCATCAAAAATATCTTGAATTCCAAAATTAACACCATCATGTTCAATCCAACCATACTTGTCCAACCCATCTCCTTGTTCACATGTGTGCCTGAATTTCAGATCTGGATTTTGACTAGGAGAAGTTGGTTGTTGAAACCACATAAGACCCACGACAGGTGATTTTGGAGAGCGTGTCTTTAAGCCGAAATAGACGCCGGGGCGGTATGTACCCCAAAACCGCCCGGGACTTTTGGCGGCGGAACTGGCATCACTCGCTATGGTAAGTGGAGCGCTTAGCGGCGTCTTCACAGCTGATCGAAGGACATGCTGATACCACAAGATCATGAGTGGTATGCTAATCATCAGAGATGTCAACAGAAACATTATGAACTTCGAAGACGATTGTGCCGCCTCATCCTTTGCCTTCCGAGACTGTGCTCCATTTCCAAGTTTCGCAAGTTTAGTTTCACGGCTGCGGGCCCCTCCCCCTCCGTCAGTGAACCGCGATCGGGGAGA
The genomic region above belongs to Lytechinus pictus isolate F3 Inbred chromosome 12, Lp3.0, whole genome shotgun sequence and contains:
- the LOC129273569 gene encoding mannosyl-oligosaccharide glucosidase-like, coding for MSIIFQILKFIHNSGKNLANRVAFNHPIKMPKQRKQAGVSPRSRFTDGGGGARSRETKLAKLGNGAQSRKAKDEAAQSSSKFIMFLLTSLMISIPLMILWYQHVLRSAVKTPLSAPLTIASDASSAAKSPGRFWGTYRPGVYFGLKTRSPKSPVVGLMWFQQPTSPSQNPDLKFRHTCEQGDGLDKYGWIEHDGVNFGIQDIFDGPFHIKTAFAKSGGGLQGGDWSASISVRYKDGVDITKGKKTLSLMFYFALDGQGSIEPILDGNQLLGIKGTTEELGKFVLRFPQPTKVRMNNYLVSYTPGLHAIKDLVMRRLKYHELKKKIQLLGLVGNDQQTIAASPDKTANIIVYQVTVEPPYIMDVVFESGSKADREKELAGSELTSLVQSFSNNFNQLFEEKFGLIEKGYAPDEVVFAKATMSNMIGGIGYFYGSSVVQSKHNTEPVAYWVAPLYTAVPSRSFFPRGFLWDEGFHNLLISKWDPYISVDIIGHWLDLMNADGWIPREQILDSEARSKVPAEFVVQHDTNANPPTFFLPLQSLLRDGSSVIPKKEFTSFLKHIYPRLGKWFQWFNTTQYGPVPTSYRWKGRDSKTNRELNPKTLTSGCDDYPRASHPSSEERHIDLRCWMALASSVMVEIGKTIGLPYDQYEHTLQVLTNNALLEKLHWSPKAKMFSDFGNHTARVVLERPHPPPRQPGQQPVQMEMVRVVKSKVGPTNKYVNSFGYVSLFPFLLHILDPNSDKLGKTLTDMKNPDMLWTNYGLRSLSKSDPLYMKHNTEHDPPYWRGAVWININYLALRALHHYANVPGPYAAQAKEIYSELRANVVSNIIKQYNRSGYVWENYNDITGKGQGCHPFTGWSALVVLMMSESY